Proteins encoded together in one Epinephelus lanceolatus isolate andai-2023 chromosome 4, ASM4190304v1, whole genome shotgun sequence window:
- the LOC117259357 gene encoding F-box only protein 40 produces MVKSRKMPVGHHEHCDKCYNAHCQVPVQTSVSCMVIKCHKNCGALLHMCKEEEHQLLCPNEMVPCLNVSYGCPLTMLRHRLAKHLEVCPASVVCCSQDWNRWPISDKDLAFYKNVSDSSQTEVNLDVAMALRDQELLFRSIKMKNIFPELMVEDPALQDVSAGVNSHADEATCSLDCGEFTENGWTDMDVTELSQEERDALASSRDMDGIQKYSSWEKIFNKEMEGCKQTVKNLNKKEERGKAKEEQEASNCQRETRDSHRSQENAAAASSRDGATGLAPWQDGVLERLSKEFNIGEYNMYLVHNGAMLINFGQLAACTPREKDFVYGSLEPIEVRTVRTFNVPTSYRAKCRYLKDPALKVKTSHQSVDTADLGMSVEDLPKCDEVSATLLLSLEKELKGHIISESVGRDGLYVDQGTQTYNFASAPFKTDASLADVIADKPHGLYVDVQAESVTRRHNKTSSAFSYMCGHFFRRDEYRSHFRNVHSDIQASLSGWFQQRCPLAYLGCAFTQTRFHPAGHPATIKFCQDVSTFVLQPDVSPFLCEGGKTASPQRNGAHNVDPLSSLPLEILQHIAAYLDSFTLSQLSQVSHLMREVCATLLQERGMVSLKWVKKTYSHGGSSWKSRRKVWEFSSLFSSVDRWSFSNTPSMSHHLKTCSFYQREEHTDPVALVCLGEVGDKHKEVKHKR; encoded by the exons ATG GTGAAGAGTAGAAAGATGCCTGTGGGCCATCACGAACACTGTGACAAGTGTTACAACGCCCACTGTCAAGTCCCGGTGCAGACCTCTGTCTCATGCATGGTCATCAAGTGTCATAAAAACTGTGGCGCCCTCCTCCACATGTGCAAGGAAGAGGAGCACCAGCTTCTGTGTCCCAATGAGATGGTCCCCTGCCTCAACGTCTCCTATGGTTGTCCTCTCACCATGCTGCGCCACAGGCTGGCCAAACACCTGGAGGTCTGTCCTGCCAGCGTGGTCTGCTGCTCTCAGGACTGGAATCGCTGGCCTATTTCAGACAAAGATCTGGCCTTCTACAAAAATGTTTCAGACAGCTCTCAAACTGAGGTAAACCTTGATGTTGCTATGGCGCTCAGGGACCAAGAGTTGTTATTTCGATCCATCAAAATGAAGAACATTTTTCCTGAGTTGATGGTGGAGGATCCTGCCCTTCAGGATGTTTCTGCTGGGGTCAACAGTCACGCAGATGAAGCAACCTGTTCTTTAGATTGCGGTGAATTTACAGAAAATGGctggacagacatggacgtAACAGAGCTGAGCCAAGAGGAGAGGGATGCTCTGGCAAGTAGCCGGGACATGGATGGTATTCAGAAGTACAGCTCCTGGGAGAAAATATTCAACAAGGAGATGGAGGGATGCAAGCAAACTGTCAAAAACCTGAATAAAAAGGAGGAAAGAGGAAAGGCAAAAGAAGAGCAAGAAGCATCAAACTGTCAGAGGGAGACAAGAGACTCACACAGGAGCCAAgagaatgctgctgctgcttcaagcAGGGATGGTGCAACTGGCCTTGCGCCGTGGCAAGATGGGGTCCTTGAGAGGTTAAGCAAAGAATTCAATATCGGTGAATATAACATGTATCTGGTGCACAATGGGGCAATGTTGATTAACTTTGGCCAACTTGCTGCTTGCACCCCGAGAGAAAAGGATTTTGTTTATGGGAGTCTGGAACCCATTGAGGTTAGAACAGTGCGAACATTTAATGTCCCTACAAGCTATCGAGCAAAGTGTAGATATCTGAAGGACCCTGCACTAAAAGTCAAGACCAGCCACCAGAGTGTTGACACAGCAGATTTGGGCATGTCAGTTGAGGATCTTCCAAAGTGCGATGAGGTTAGCGCCACACTCCTGCTCTCCCTGGAAAAGGAACTGAAAGGACATATAATCTCAGAGAGTGTAGGGAGAGACGGTCTTTACGTAGATCAGggaacacaaacatacaacttTGCCTCTGCTCCTTTCAAAACAGATGCGTCGCTTGCTGATGTCATTGCAGACAAACCTCATGGTCTCTATGTAGACGTCCAAGCCGAATCTGTCACCAGAagacacaacaaaacaagctcTGCCTTCAGCTACATGTGTGGCCACTTCTTCCGCCGTGATGAATACCGCTCGCATTTCAGGAACGTGCACTCTGACATACAGGCCTCTCTGAGCGGCTGGTTCCAACAACGCTGCCCCTTGGCATACCTCGGCTGTGCTTTCACCCAGACGAGGTTTCACCCTGCAGGTCACCCAGCCACAATCAAATTCTGTCAAGATGTCAGCACCTTCGTCCTCCAGCCAGACGTCTCCCCATTCCTCTGTGAAGGCGGGAAAACCGCCAGCCCTCAGAGAAATGGTGCACATAATGTGGATCCCCTGAGCAGCCTGCCCCTGGAGATCCTTCAGCACATTGCTGCTTACCTTGACAGTTTTACATTATCTCAGCTGTCCCAAGTCTCCCATCTGATGAGAGAGGTGTGTGCCACATTGTTGCAGGAGAGAGGGATGGTCTCCCTCAAGTGGGTGAAAAAGACATATTCCCATGGGGGAAGCTCCTGGAAAAGTCGGAGGAAA GTTTGGGAGTTCAgctctctgttttcctctgtggaCAGATGGAGTTTCAGCAACACTCCTTCCATGTCACATCACCTGAAAACCTGCTCCTTCTaccagagagaggagcacaCTGACCCGGTGGCCTTAGTCTGCCTGGGAGAGGTCggagacaaacacaaagaagTAAAGCACAAAAGATAA
- the ttc36 gene encoding tetratricopeptide repeat protein 36, with translation MASAHDRAVLQAIFNPTTPFGDIPGLNQEEELIDDDSGFDTELLKQVKELEMRGVSAAEAGDLQAALQLFSQAIQILPQRASAYNNRAQALRLQGNTAGALRDLDQAISLSGGTGRTACQALVQRGLLRRLACQSDDARADFEKAAALGSEFARQQAVVLNPYAALCNKMLSEVINKLRNPEVSEKL, from the exons ATGGCCTCGGCACATGACAGAGCAGTACTCCAGGCTATATTCAACCCCACCACCCCCTTTGGAGACATCCCTGGCCTGAACCAAGAGGAGGAATTAATTGATGATG ACAGTGGCTTTGACACAGAGTTGCTGAAGCAAGTGAAAGAATTGGAGATGCGGGGTGTCTCGGCAGCAGAGGCTGGGGATTTGCAAGCTGCACTTCAACTGTTCAGCCAGGCAATCCAGATCCTGCCTCAGCGAGCCTCAGCCTATAACAACCGGGCACAGGCCCTGCGGCTGCAGGGGAACACAGCAG GAGCACTGAGGGACCTGGACCAAGCCATCTCTCTGAGCGGTGGCACAGGACGAACTGCCTGCCAGGCGCTGGTGCAAAGAGGCCTTTTACGTAGATTAGCATGCCAGAGTGATGACGCCAGAGCAGATTTTGAGAAAGCAGCTGCACTTGGAAGTGAATTTGCTCGACAACAGGCTGTGGTTCTCAATCCGTATGCAGCCCTGTGTAACAAAATGCTGTCAGAGGTGATAAACAAACTACGAAACCCCGAGGTGTCCGAGAAGCTGTAG